In Quercus robur chromosome 11, dhQueRobu3.1, whole genome shotgun sequence, the following proteins share a genomic window:
- the LOC126706172 gene encoding RING-H2 finger protein ATL65 encodes MMMVPAESPINGYGFDSSLAPTPTPTPTPTPSSSPSPSFASSSIITSVQQASPPSRLPVQFSPPFIAMVVIVATAFLIVTYSRLISRHVIPPILRVLRRYKRWRRRRRGARSYLPSSSGDLDSLPFDSPFFETSDGFHVCSPYGLDETVIKTIPLALYYTTKPYRERRDCAVCLLEFEDDDYVRTLPVCSHAFHVDCIDVWLRSHANCPLCRAGIFRPESPFVPVMAARIRPSLDDSIFRSFGERLESETFPDSRRGSLSEITPCIEEQSPMRNHINNNNNSSHNNYSEERFNGRDFMLKRSYSFGFERNLASERMVMEPATTSPWRYRRGNFWSKRPSPFGSITKPRVFSFRYYRGMKSPFFRRRGFFPLSERFAGNGIGGGSSRRTKSMTSPMFMRSSAAVAGAAAFSSSRLRCGDPEALLSPERFNRR; translated from the coding sequence ATGATGATGGTTCCAGCTGAGTCTCCGATCAACGGATATGGTTTTGACAGCTCATTGGCTCCAACTCCAACTCCAACTCCAACTCCAACTCCATCTTCATCTCCATCTCCTTCCTTCGCCAGCAGTAGCATCATTACTTCGGTGCAACAAGCATCACCACCGTCCAGATTACCCGTCCAATTCAGCCCGCCGTTTATCGCCATGGTAGTCATAGTCGCCACCGCTTTTCTCATCGTGACCTACTCAAGACTCATCTCCCGCCACGTCATCCCTCCGATCCTCCGTGTCCTCCGCCGCTACAAACGGTGGCGCCGTCGCCGACGTGGAGCTCGGTCGTACCTGCCGTCGTCTTCCGGAGACTTGGATTCTCTGCCTTTCGACTCGCCGTTTTTCGAGACGTCCGATGGATTCCACGTGTGCTCGCCGTACGGGCTCGATGAGACGGTGATCAAGACGATTCCTCTAGCTCTGTACTACACCACGAAACCGTACCGTGAACGCCGTGACTGTGCGGTTTGCTTGTTGGAATTCGAGGACGACGATTACGTCCGCACGCTTCCGGTGTGTTCGCATGCTTTTCACGTTGATTGCATCGATGTCTGGTTGAGGTCTCATGCTAACTGTCCTCTCTGCCGCGCCGGGATATTCCGTCCGGAGTCTCCTTTCGTTCCGGTCATGGCCGCCAGGATCAGACCAAGCCTCGACGACTCGATCTTTCGGAGCTTCGGCGAGAGGCTCGAGAGCGAAACTTTCCCGGACTCTCGCCGCGGATCCCTCTCTGAAATCACTCCGTGCATCGAAGAACAATCTCCGATGAGAAAccacatcaacaacaacaacaacagcagtcACAATAACTACTCCGAAGAGAGATTTAACGGAAGAGATTTCATGTTGAAGCGGTCGTACTCGTTCGGATTCGAACGGAATTTAGCGTCGGAGAGGATGGTGATGGAGCCGGCGACGACGTCACCATGGCGGTACAGAAGAGGAAACTTCTGGAGCAAACGGCCATCGCCGTTCGGATCCATAACAAAACCTAGAGTTTTCTCATTCCGCTACTATAGAGGAATGAAATCGCCGTTTTTCCGACGAAGAGGATTCTTTCCTCTGTCGGAAAGATTCGCCGGCAACGGCATCGGAGGCGGATCGTCAAGAAGAACGAAATCAATGACGAGCCCGATGTTCATGAGGTCGTCGGCGGCCGTCGCCGGAGCAGCAGCGTTCTCATCAAGCCGGTTACGATGTGGAGATCCCGAGGCGCTACTGTCACCGGAGAGATTCAACAGGAGGTAA
- the LOC126706391 gene encoding mitochondrial import receptor subunit TOM6 homolog, with protein sequence MFPGMFMRKPDKAVALKQLKSHVAMFGAWVAMIRVAPYILHYLSGEKDELKLEL encoded by the coding sequence atgTTTCCAGGAATGTTCATGCGGAAGCCAGACAAGGCTGTGGCTCTTAAGCAGCTAAAGAGCCACGTGGCGATGTTCGGGGCTTGGGTCGCTATGATCCGAGTCGCTCCCTATATCCTTCACTATCTATCTGGTGAGAAAGATGAGCTCAAGCTCGAGCTCTAG